CCAGCCTGTTCAAGTGGAACGGCTTCAACCTGCCGGAGAATTACGTCGGCCTCGACAACTTCACCCGGGCCTTCGGCGACGAGACCTTCGTCGGCGACCTGCGGCGCGGGCTGATCCTCGTCGCGCTGTCGGTCGCGATCCAGCTTCCCGTCTCGCTGGGCCTAGCCCTGCTGCTCAACCAGCCGATCCGTGGCCGGGCCGTCTACCGGCTCGTCTTCTTCGCACCCTACGTGCTGTCGGAGGTGACGACCGCGGTCCTGTTCACGCTCGTCTTCTCGCCCAACCGGGGGCTGGGCGACTCGCTGGTCGACCTCTTCGGCATCGAGGGGGGCGCGGTCTTCGCCGACCCCGAGACGGTGCTCTACGCCCTGTTCGTCGTGATCTCCTGGAAGTACTTCGGCTTCCACATGATCCTCTATCTGGCAGGGCGCCAGGGCATCCCGCAGGAGCTGACCGAGGCGGCCACCACCGACGGCGCCAGCGCCTGGCAGGTCTTCCGCCACGTGACGCTGCCGCTGCTCGGGCCGACGATCCGGGTCAGCATCTTCCTCTCGGTGATCGGCACGATCCAGCTCTTCGACATGGTCTGGGTGCTGACCGGCGGCGGGCCCATCCACTCCTCGGAGACGATGGCCGTGACGATGTTCCAGTACGGCTTCCGCCGCTTCGAGGTCGGCTACGCCAGCGCGATCAGCATCGTGCTCTTCCTGCTCAGCCTCGTCTTCGCCCTGATGTACCAGCGCTTCGTGCTCCGCCGTGATCTCGACGGCGCGCTCACCACCCGGGGAGTCCAGCGATGACCGCCATGCGTACCACGCCAGCCGCCAGGGCTCGCCGCCTCGTCCTGCACCTCGTCTCGATCCTGATCGGCGCCACGATCGTCGTCCCGATCGCGTTCGGCGTGCTCGGCGGCTTCAAGGACAACGGGCAGCTCTCCACCAACCCGCTCGGCCTGCCCGACCCCTGGGTACCGGAGAACTACACCGGCATCCTCACCTCGGGCGTCTTCTGGCGGCAGCTCGGCAACAGCACCCTGATCGGGCTCGCCACCGTGATCGTCGTCGTCGGCGCGTCGGCGATGGCGGCCTTCATCTTCGCCCGGTTCACCTTCCGGGGCCGCGAGTTCCTCTTCACCGTCTTCGCGGTCGGGTTGATGTTCCCCTTCGCGGTCGCGATCCTGCCGCTCTTCATCATCCTGCGCAGCGTCGGCCTGCTCGACAACCCGCTCGGCGTCATCCTGCCGCAGGCGGCGTTCGGGCTGCCGGTGACGATCATCATCCTGCGGTCGTTCTTCCGGTCCATCCCCGCCGAGGTCGAGGAGGCCGCCACGCTCGACGGCTGCGGACCCTTCGCCTTCTTCTGGCGGATCCTGCTGCCGATGGCCCGCCCGGCGCTCGCCACCGTCTCGATCCTCGCGATCGTCGCGAGCTGGAACAACTTCATGCTCCCGCTCGTCGTCTTCACCGATCAGAGCTGGTGGACGCTGCCGGTCGGCGTTCAGGCCTTCCAGGGCCAGTACGCCGACGACACCGCCCGGGTGCTCGCCTTCGTCATCCTCTCCATGGTGCCCGCGCTGGGCTTCTACGGTCTGGCGGAGCGGCAGCTCATCGGCGGGCTCGCCGGCAGTGTCAAGGGCTGATCACGGAGATGGACGGAAACCGCAGGGTCACGATCGCAGTCATCGCACGGGAGGCCGGGGTCTCCGTACCCACCGTC
This portion of the Allocatelliglobosispora scoriae genome encodes:
- a CDS encoding carbohydrate ABC transporter permease; amino-acid sequence: MPGSELSFASSAATRKRGRRPRRGNLATIAIFLAPALVLFLLLVITPILVAGYTSLFKWNGFNLPENYVGLDNFTRAFGDETFVGDLRRGLILVALSVAIQLPVSLGLALLLNQPIRGRAVYRLVFFAPYVLSEVTTAVLFTLVFSPNRGLGDSLVDLFGIEGGAVFADPETVLYALFVVISWKYFGFHMILYLAGRQGIPQELTEAATTDGASAWQVFRHVTLPLLGPTIRVSIFLSVIGTIQLFDMVWVLTGGGPIHSSETMAVTMFQYGFRRFEVGYASAISIVLFLLSLVFALMYQRFVLRRDLDGALTTRGVQR
- a CDS encoding carbohydrate ABC transporter permease, whose product is MTAMRTTPAARARRLVLHLVSILIGATIVVPIAFGVLGGFKDNGQLSTNPLGLPDPWVPENYTGILTSGVFWRQLGNSTLIGLATVIVVVGASAMAAFIFARFTFRGREFLFTVFAVGLMFPFAVAILPLFIILRSVGLLDNPLGVILPQAAFGLPVTIIILRSFFRSIPAEVEEAATLDGCGPFAFFWRILLPMARPALATVSILAIVASWNNFMLPLVVFTDQSWWTLPVGVQAFQGQYADDTARVLAFVILSMVPALGFYGLAERQLIGGLAGSVKG